One Rossellomorea aquimaris DNA window includes the following coding sequences:
- a CDS encoding protein-glutamine gamma-glutamyltransferase, translating into MIIIENGLSSIGLQNLSPVEENIVKALESSPTEYRYRSLGELQFELKMRERFIVNARSMDEGDAKFAAFEHSYFNSAFWIKTPYGYRLRDSKLPSEAIEDIFTNSSAYSFECVTSIVLIYYKSILDTIRTSYFNQLFSPLLVWGHNYDDDMSMVTYEGVDYIPGDVYYFSNPDYEDPIWMGENSVFLEEDQYFGHGVGIMTHDEMIEALNTLRKKNATEPAFLLQQVTRLKFADLYRYA; encoded by the coding sequence TTGATTATCATTGAAAATGGATTGTCAAGTATTGGGTTGCAGAATCTATCACCTGTAGAAGAAAACATCGTTAAAGCGCTGGAAAGCAGTCCGACGGAGTATCGTTACCGTAGCTTAGGTGAGCTCCAATTTGAGTTGAAGATGCGGGAACGATTCATTGTCAATGCAAGGAGCATGGATGAAGGTGACGCCAAATTCGCTGCTTTTGAACACTCCTATTTCAACTCTGCTTTTTGGATCAAGACCCCATACGGTTATAGACTTCGCGACTCGAAGCTTCCATCAGAGGCCATTGAAGATATCTTCACAAATAGCTCTGCCTATAGCTTCGAATGCGTCACCAGCATTGTTCTCATATACTATAAATCGATTCTTGATACAATCAGGACTTCATATTTCAATCAGCTGTTCTCCCCTCTTTTAGTGTGGGGTCACAATTATGACGATGATATGAGCATGGTCACCTATGAAGGAGTGGATTATATTCCAGGGGATGTATACTACTTCTCTAACCCCGACTATGAAGACCCAATATGGATGGGGGAAAATTCTGTGTTTTTAGAAGAGGATCAGTATTTTGGTCACGGAGTCGGAATCATGACACATGATGAAATGATAGAAGCTTTAAATACTCTTCGAAAAAAAAATGCCACTGAGCCAGCCTTTCTCCTTCAACAAGTCACACGTCTGAAGTTTGCAGATTTATACCGGTATGCATAA
- a CDS encoding replication-associated recombination protein A, with the protein MSIKPLAFKMRPRTIDEIIGQQHLVGEGKIIDRMVKAKQLSSMILYGPPGIGKTSIASAIAGSTKYRFKTLNAVTNNKKDIQIVAEEAKMSGKVILLLDEVHRLDKGKQDFLLPYLENGMITLIGATTSNPYHAINPAIRSRCQIFELKPLTIDEMKIALHRAIEDEERGLGEYSLDVTDEAIEHFASSSFGDVRSSLNALELAVLSTSPNEDGVISIDVNIAEECLQKKSFSHDKDGDAHYDVVSAFQKSIRGSDVNAALHYLGRLVEAGDLPSIARRLLVIAYEDIGLANPQAGPRTLAAVETAEKIGFPEARIPLANAIIELCLSPKSNSAIMAIDLALGDIRKGKSGEVPDHLKDAHYQGAKELGRGIEYKYPHSYESGWVPQTYLPDKLKNAQYYTPKSTGKFEQAIAQVYEKINKQMK; encoded by the coding sequence ATGTCGATTAAACCACTTGCCTTTAAGATGCGACCGAGGACCATTGATGAAATCATCGGGCAGCAGCATTTAGTTGGTGAAGGAAAGATCATAGACAGGATGGTAAAAGCAAAGCAGCTGTCTTCCATGATATTATACGGTCCACCGGGTATTGGGAAAACGTCCATCGCGAGCGCCATTGCCGGTAGTACGAAATATCGGTTTAAAACCCTGAATGCCGTAACCAATAATAAGAAAGATATTCAAATCGTTGCAGAAGAAGCAAAAATGTCCGGGAAAGTGATCCTTCTATTGGATGAGGTTCATCGCTTGGATAAAGGAAAACAGGATTTTCTCCTTCCTTATTTGGAGAACGGGATGATCACCCTGATCGGGGCAACGACGAGCAACCCCTACCATGCCATTAATCCAGCGATCAGAAGCAGATGCCAAATTTTCGAGCTAAAGCCACTTACGATCGATGAAATGAAAATCGCCTTGCATCGAGCCATAGAGGACGAAGAGCGTGGATTAGGGGAGTATTCACTTGATGTAACCGATGAAGCGATTGAACATTTTGCAAGCAGCAGCTTTGGAGATGTGAGGAGTTCGTTGAATGCATTGGAACTGGCTGTCTTGTCCACTTCACCGAATGAGGACGGTGTGATTTCTATTGATGTCAATATCGCAGAAGAGTGCCTGCAAAAGAAAAGCTTTTCTCACGATAAAGACGGAGACGCCCATTACGATGTCGTAAGCGCGTTTCAGAAATCAATCCGGGGAAGTGATGTGAATGCGGCTCTACATTATTTAGGCAGACTCGTTGAAGCCGGGGACCTACCGAGCATCGCCCGCAGACTATTGGTGATTGCCTATGAAGATATCGGCCTTGCCAACCCCCAAGCGGGACCAAGAACACTGGCGGCAGTCGAAACTGCTGAGAAAATCGGGTTTCCAGAAGCGAGAATTCCTTTAGCCAATGCGATCATCGAGCTTTGTCTTTCACCTAAGTCGAACTCGGCAATCATGGCCATCGACCTGGCACTCGGTGATATCCGCAAAGGAAAAAGCGGCGAGGTTCCAGATCACCTTAAGGATGCTCATTATCAAGGTGCCAAAGAACTGGGAAGAGGCATCGAATACAAGTACCCACACAGCTATGAATCGGGATGGGTACCACAAACCTATTTACCAGATAAACTTAAGAATGCTCAATACTATACCCCTAAATCGACGGGCAAGTTCGAACAGGCGATTGCTCAGGTGTATGAGAAGATTAATAAGCAGATGAAATAA
- a CDS encoding ABC transporter permease, with protein MLSLIRNEWTKIFKRVGTYVMLGLLILIIGVTAAFTKYDDGKAKESENWKQELSAQVEADKQVLSENPNMNKFIEKDTERRIALNEYRIENDIQPKVKETVWTFVETNAFSVLVVGLFAIIVAAGIVASEFSWGTIKLLLIRPISRTKILLSKYFTVILYGMSMLLVLFVVSFLLGLLLFGGTDQSTHLAYVDGKVVEQNIVGYLIKTYLLKTIDVVMMATMAFMISTVFRSSSLAIGISLFLLFVGANATSLLALRFDWAKFSLFANTDLTQYTGFTPPLVDGMTMGFSITMLIIYFIIFQLLAFIVFNKRDVAA; from the coding sequence TTAGTCTCATTAGAAATGAATGGACAAAAATATTTAAACGGGTCGGAACATATGTCATGCTCGGATTGCTTATTCTGATTATTGGAGTGACGGCAGCTTTTACGAAGTATGATGACGGGAAAGCAAAGGAATCGGAAAACTGGAAGCAGGAACTCTCAGCACAAGTGGAAGCTGATAAACAAGTGTTGTCGGAAAATCCAAATATGAACAAATTCATAGAGAAAGACACAGAACGAAGAATTGCGTTAAATGAATATCGTATTGAAAATGACATTCAACCAAAAGTAAAAGAAACGGTTTGGACGTTTGTTGAAACGAATGCCTTTTCCGTACTTGTTGTCGGTCTGTTTGCCATCATTGTGGCAGCAGGAATTGTGGCAAGTGAGTTCAGCTGGGGTACAATCAAGCTTTTGCTCATTCGTCCCATCTCCAGAACAAAGATCCTTCTATCGAAGTATTTTACCGTCATTTTATACGGAATGAGTATGCTACTTGTATTATTCGTCGTATCGTTCCTGCTCGGCCTCCTATTATTTGGTGGAACAGATCAGTCGACCCACCTGGCGTATGTGGATGGGAAGGTAGTCGAACAGAACATTGTCGGGTACTTGATCAAAACTTACTTATTGAAAACCATTGATGTCGTGATGATGGCTACAATGGCCTTCATGATTTCAACTGTGTTCAGAAGCAGCTCACTGGCTATCGGAATCTCCTTATTTCTATTATTTGTGGGAGCGAATGCCACAAGCCTGCTCGCTCTTCGATTCGACTGGGCAAAATTCAGTTTGTTCGCAAACACGGATCTGACTCAATACACAGGTTTCACACCACCGCTAGTGGACGGTATGACCATGGGCTTCTCCATCACCATGCTCATCATCTACTTCATCATCTTCCAACTTCTGGCATTCATCGTCTTTAATAAGAGAGATGTAGCGGCATAG
- a CDS encoding tetratricopeptide repeat protein has translation MDKNLKGIELLQEGKVEESVKLFTEAIEENPKDPVGYINFGNVLMSVGDNEKAKKFFERAISIDENAGAAYYSLGNLYFNENDFDEAKDQFEKAVSKGMENADVYFMLGVSLFQLEQPRLALPYLQRSVELNEEDIEARFQLGLCLAKVEAYEEAIAQLSQVVEADPTHADAYYNLGVAYAGHKDDADTALMYFNKAIEVQPDHMLAGYGIKMIEKLKNEQSE, from the coding sequence TTGGATAAGAATTTAAAAGGAATTGAGTTATTACAAGAAGGAAAAGTAGAAGAGTCTGTGAAGCTTTTTACAGAAGCCATCGAAGAAAACCCTAAGGATCCTGTCGGATATATTAATTTCGGGAACGTATTAATGTCGGTTGGAGACAATGAAAAGGCGAAGAAATTTTTCGAACGGGCGATCTCGATCGACGAGAATGCAGGGGCAGCATACTATTCCCTGGGGAACCTGTACTTTAATGAAAATGACTTTGATGAAGCAAAGGATCAGTTTGAAAAAGCTGTTTCGAAAGGAATGGAAAATGCCGACGTTTATTTTATGCTTGGAGTAAGTTTATTCCAATTAGAGCAGCCGAGACTCGCTCTTCCATACTTACAACGAAGTGTCGAACTGAATGAAGAGGACATAGAAGCGCGCTTCCAGTTAGGTCTATGCTTAGCGAAGGTTGAAGCATACGAAGAAGCGATTGCGCAATTATCTCAAGTAGTGGAAGCAGATCCAACTCACGCAGATGCTTACTACAACTTAGGGGTTGCCTATGCAGGCCATAAGGATGATGCAGATACGGCACTGATGTATTTCAATAAAGCAATTGAAGTCCAACCAGATCATATGCTGGCGGGCTATGGCATCAAGATGATCGAAAAGCTGAAAAACGAACAAAGTGAATAG
- the mnmA gene encoding tRNA 2-thiouridine(34) synthase MnmA, translated as MKKEPKDTRVVVGMSGGVDSSVAALLLKQQGYEVIGIFMKNWDDTDENGVCTATEDYNDVIRVCNQIGIPYYAVNFEKQYWDKVFTYFLDEYKAGRTPNPDVMCNKEIKFKAFLDHALKLGADYLATGHYAQVEYRDGEYKMLRGVDNNKDQTYFLNQLGQEQLEKVMFPLGGIDKKKVREIAKEAGLATAAKKDSTGICFIGERNFKDFLSNYLPAQPGTMETLDGKVMGKHDGLMYYTIGQRHGLGIGGAGDPWFAIGKDLERNVLYVGQSFEHPALYSDSILATDVHWTSNGEKPAEFACTAKFRYRQDDNNVTVIPLEDGKVKVLFDEPIRAVTPGQAVVFYNGDECLGGGTIDTIYKDEKKLTYVG; from the coding sequence GTGAAAAAAGAACCAAAGGATACAAGAGTGGTCGTTGGGATGTCTGGTGGAGTAGATTCTTCTGTGGCCGCATTATTATTAAAGCAACAAGGCTATGAAGTCATCGGGATTTTCATGAAAAACTGGGATGATACCGATGAAAATGGAGTTTGTACCGCAACAGAAGATTACAACGATGTGATTCGGGTATGTAACCAAATTGGTATTCCTTACTACGCTGTGAATTTTGAAAAACAATACTGGGATAAAGTGTTTACGTATTTCCTGGATGAATATAAAGCGGGAAGAACACCAAACCCGGATGTGATGTGTAATAAAGAAATTAAGTTCAAAGCATTCCTTGATCATGCACTGAAACTTGGTGCAGATTATCTTGCAACCGGCCACTATGCACAAGTTGAATATCGTGATGGGGAATACAAGATGCTTCGCGGTGTCGACAACAATAAGGATCAAACTTACTTCCTCAATCAGTTAGGGCAGGAGCAACTTGAAAAAGTGATGTTCCCCCTAGGAGGCATCGATAAGAAAAAGGTTAGGGAAATTGCGAAGGAAGCGGGCCTTGCGACAGCTGCCAAGAAAGACAGTACGGGGATTTGCTTCATCGGTGAACGAAACTTCAAAGATTTCTTAAGCAATTACTTACCTGCCCAACCGGGAACGATGGAAACATTAGACGGTAAAGTGATGGGAAAACACGATGGATTGATGTACTATACAATCGGGCAACGTCATGGACTGGGAATAGGTGGAGCCGGTGATCCCTGGTTTGCCATCGGTAAGGACCTTGAAAGAAATGTCCTTTATGTAGGTCAAAGCTTCGAGCATCCTGCCCTTTATTCAGATTCCATTCTCGCAACGGATGTTCACTGGACCTCGAATGGTGAGAAACCAGCTGAATTCGCCTGTACGGCAAAATTCCGTTACCGTCAGGATGATAACAACGTAACGGTCATTCCTTTAGAAGATGGTAAGGTGAAAGTCCTTTTTGATGAGCCTATCCGTGCAGTCACACCAGGACAAGCGGTTGTTTTCTATAACGGAGATGAGTGTCTGGGTGGAGGAACGATTGATACCATTTATAAAGACGAAAAAAAACTTACGTATGTAGGTTAA
- a CDS encoding cysteine desulfurase family protein, whose amino-acid sequence MERVYLDHAATSPMHPEVIEEMTSVMKESFGNPSSIHSFGRASRHLVDRARTIIAQSIHADYNDIIFTSGGTEADNLAIIGSAEANKGKGNHIITTQTEHHAVLHACEFLESKGFDVTYLSVDRTGRVSVEELQRELRDDTILVTIMFGNNEVGTIQPIKEIGQILQNHQAYFHTDAVQAFGLINIDVKELGIDLLSVSGHKINGPKGIGFLYSHKNVDVQPGLYGGEQERKRRAGTENVPAIVGLGKAVEIAQKAIEEKNAQYSHFKVLLKETLAGAGIDYEENGSLEYTLPHVLNLSFPGTDVESMLVNLDMSGIAVSSGSACTAGSIEPSHVLVAMFGKQSGNSRNSIRFSFGQGNTEEQIVWTAHEVAKIVKRLTS is encoded by the coding sequence ATGGAAAGAGTGTACCTGGATCATGCTGCAACGTCTCCCATGCATCCTGAAGTAATTGAAGAAATGACTTCAGTGATGAAGGAGTCCTTTGGTAATCCATCGAGCATTCATTCATTTGGCCGTGCATCTCGTCATCTTGTCGACCGTGCACGTACCATCATAGCTCAAAGTATTCATGCAGATTACAATGACATCATTTTTACAAGCGGTGGAACTGAAGCAGATAATTTAGCTATTATCGGTTCAGCTGAGGCTAATAAAGGAAAAGGAAATCATATCATTACCACTCAAACAGAGCATCATGCTGTTTTACATGCATGTGAATTTCTTGAATCCAAAGGGTTTGACGTGACATATCTCTCAGTAGACCGTACGGGCAGGGTATCGGTGGAGGAACTGCAAAGGGAACTTCGAGACGATACAATACTTGTTACGATTATGTTTGGTAATAATGAGGTAGGAACGATCCAGCCGATTAAAGAGATTGGACAGATTCTACAAAATCATCAAGCTTACTTTCATACAGATGCTGTACAAGCGTTTGGCTTGATAAACATTGACGTGAAGGAGCTTGGAATCGATTTGCTTTCGGTTTCGGGTCATAAAATAAATGGACCTAAAGGAATAGGCTTTCTTTATTCACATAAAAACGTGGATGTGCAGCCTGGATTATATGGGGGAGAGCAGGAAAGAAAGCGTCGCGCAGGTACAGAAAACGTTCCGGCCATTGTTGGTCTTGGAAAGGCAGTAGAAATTGCTCAAAAAGCCATCGAAGAGAAGAATGCACAGTACTCTCATTTCAAGGTTTTACTGAAGGAAACCTTAGCCGGAGCCGGCATTGATTATGAGGAGAACGGATCTCTTGAGTATACATTGCCCCATGTGCTAAACTTAAGTTTTCCCGGCACGGATGTAGAGTCCATGCTGGTGAATTTAGATATGTCAGGTATCGCTGTATCAAGCGGCTCTGCTTGTACAGCTGGATCTATAGAGCCTTCACATGTACTGGTCGCGATGTTTGGCAAACAGTCAGGGAATTCAAGGAACTCCATCCGCTTCAGCTTTGGTCAGGGGAACACGGAAGAGCAAATTGTCTGGACTGCCCATGAAGTCGCAAAAATCGTGAAGCGATTAACATCATAA
- a CDS encoding Rrf2 family transcriptional regulator, producing the protein MKISTKGRYGLTIMIELAKRHGEGPTSLKTIAQQHELSEHYLEQLVAPLRNGGLVRSIRGAYGGYVLGHEPSEITAGDIIRILEGPISPVEGIENEEPAKRELWIRIRDAVKEVLDNTTIEDLASHSDDGESDAYMFYI; encoded by the coding sequence ATGAAGATATCAACTAAAGGCCGATACGGTTTAACGATTATGATTGAATTAGCAAAACGCCATGGTGAAGGGCCGACTTCGCTGAAAACGATCGCACAGCAGCATGAGCTGTCGGAACATTACCTTGAGCAACTGGTCGCTCCACTGCGTAATGGCGGTCTTGTTAGAAGTATCCGGGGGGCTTACGGTGGTTATGTGTTGGGACATGAGCCATCTGAAATTACAGCGGGAGATATTATCCGGATCCTTGAAGGGCCAATAAGCCCTGTAGAAGGAATTGAAAATGAAGAACCGGCAAAGCGTGAGCTATGGATCCGAATTCGGGATGCCGTTAAAGAAGTACTCGATAATACAACGATTGAAGATTTAGCCAGTCATTCAGATGACGGTGAATCCGATGCGTACATGTTCTATATTTAG